A single window of Rhodococcus jostii RHA1 DNA harbors:
- a CDS encoding DUF2461 domain-containing protein: MFTGIPTAALDFYEDLEADNSKSFWTAHKSVYDDSVRAPMTALLAELESEFGAGKVFRPYRDVRFSKDKTPYKTHQGGFVETRPGVGYYVQIDAAGLFVAGGFYSHTPLQVGRFRDAVDDDRKGRELVRLVKKVRSSGFEIGGDTLKTRPRGVAEDHPRLDLMRHRSLTASRSYLSPDWIETPRAADEVRIAWRSMRPLVEWLTTVIGAGE, translated from the coding sequence GTGTTCACCGGGATCCCCACCGCTGCTCTCGACTTCTACGAGGACCTCGAGGCAGACAACAGCAAGAGCTTCTGGACCGCGCACAAATCCGTCTACGACGACTCCGTGCGCGCACCCATGACCGCCCTGCTCGCGGAACTCGAATCGGAGTTCGGCGCGGGCAAGGTGTTTCGCCCCTACCGCGATGTCCGGTTCTCGAAGGACAAGACGCCCTACAAGACCCATCAGGGCGGATTCGTCGAGACCCGTCCCGGCGTGGGCTACTACGTGCAGATCGATGCCGCCGGACTGTTCGTCGCGGGCGGCTTCTATTCGCATACCCCGCTCCAGGTCGGGCGTTTCCGTGACGCCGTCGACGACGACCGCAAGGGCCGCGAACTCGTCCGGCTCGTGAAGAAGGTCCGGTCGTCGGGATTCGAGATCGGCGGCGACACACTCAAGACCCGTCCTCGCGGCGTCGCCGAGGACCACCCGCGGCTGGACCTGATGCGTCACAGGTCGCTCACGGCCAGCCGGAGCTACCTCTCCCCCGACTGGATCGAAACTCCCCGCGCCGCTGACGAAGTGCGCATCGCCTGGCGTTCGATGCGGCCGCTCGTCGAGTGGCTGACCACCGTCATCGGTGCCGGAGAATGA
- a CDS encoding glycosyltransferase: MTSPRVALVHERFTEVAGSEHVVEQLSAQWPDARVHVPIARPTGIPSGLRRAPETTWLNQLYRLGGERSYAPLMPLMPNAFRRMDIGNAAAVIISHHAFATQAVFATSAATIAYVHSPARWAWDKSLREGEAGGRAGAAALMMLASTARRAELAAAPLLNQLVANSTTVAQRIKQWWGRDAVVVHPPVDTDAFTPDPATRRDNFFLVAGRLVPYKRPDLAILAANAAGVPLVVTGDGRSLEYCRSIAGPTVVFLGHVSHAQLLELLRRTRALLMPGVEDFGIVPVEAMACGTPVIALGRGGAVDSVVPHVTGQFVSGVLDEEIVAGFVTSMRAFDGSIYDAAAIRQHAELFSRSIFRRRMQQVVDGVLAL, from the coding sequence ATGACCTCTCCCCGCGTCGCGCTCGTTCATGAGCGATTTACCGAAGTCGCCGGTTCGGAGCATGTTGTCGAACAATTGTCAGCACAATGGCCGGATGCGCGCGTGCATGTGCCGATCGCGCGTCCGACGGGGATCCCCTCGGGACTGCGGAGGGCGCCGGAGACCACTTGGCTCAATCAGTTGTATCGACTCGGTGGTGAGCGGTCCTATGCGCCACTGATGCCGTTGATGCCGAATGCCTTCCGACGAATGGATATCGGAAATGCTGCCGCGGTGATCATCAGTCATCACGCATTTGCGACCCAAGCCGTTTTCGCGACTTCCGCCGCCACAATCGCCTATGTGCACAGCCCGGCCCGCTGGGCATGGGACAAATCACTCCGTGAGGGTGAAGCAGGCGGGAGAGCGGGCGCTGCCGCATTGATGATGCTCGCGTCGACAGCGCGACGTGCCGAGCTTGCTGCGGCTCCGTTGTTGAATCAATTGGTGGCGAATTCGACGACCGTTGCGCAGCGCATCAAACAGTGGTGGGGCCGCGATGCGGTTGTGGTTCATCCGCCTGTCGACACCGATGCATTCACGCCTGACCCCGCTACCCGCCGCGATAATTTCTTCTTGGTCGCAGGGCGCCTCGTGCCCTACAAGAGGCCCGACCTGGCAATTCTCGCCGCGAACGCCGCGGGGGTGCCCCTCGTGGTTACGGGGGACGGCCGCAGCCTCGAGTATTGCCGCAGTATTGCGGGTCCCACGGTTGTCTTCCTGGGGCATGTATCGCATGCGCAGCTGTTAGAGCTGCTGCGCCGAACTCGTGCGCTACTCATGCCTGGCGTAGAAGATTTCGGAATAGTCCCGGTGGAGGCCATGGCCTGCGGAACGCCGGTGATTGCGCTCGGCAGAGGTGGTGCAGTCGACAGCGTGGTGCCGCATGTTACGGGCCAATTCGTCTCCGGCGTTCTCGACGAAGAGATAGTGGCTGGTTTCGTGACCTCGATGCGCGCGTTCGACGGCTCGATCTATGACGCGGCTGCAATCCGTCAACACGCCGAGCTGTTTTCTCGTAGCATCTTTCGGCGCAGAATGCAGCAAGTTGTCGATGGCGTGCTGGCATTGTGA
- a CDS encoding ribose-phosphate diphosphokinase, which produces MTANWIDNQKNLMLFSGRAHPELAEQVAKELDVRVTPQTARDFANGEIFVRFEESVRGSDAFVLQSHPAPLNTWVMEQLIMIDALKRGSAKRITAILPFYPYARQDKKHRGREPISARLIADLLKTAGADRIITVDLHTDQIQGFFDGPVDHMHAQGQLAEYIRGNYGTDNIAVVSPDSGRVRVAEKWADTLGGAPLAFIHKTRDPLVPNQVKSNRVVGDVEGHTCILIDDMIDTGGTIAGAVKILKEAGAGDVIIAATHGVLSDPAAERLAACGAKEVIVTNTLPIDESKKFPTLTVLSIAPLLARTIKEVFENGSVTSLFNGNA; this is translated from the coding sequence GTGACCGCGAATTGGATCGACAACCAGAAGAACCTCATGCTTTTTTCTGGTCGCGCGCATCCGGAGCTGGCCGAACAGGTAGCAAAGGAACTCGACGTGCGGGTCACCCCGCAGACTGCCCGTGACTTCGCGAACGGCGAGATCTTCGTCCGTTTCGAGGAGTCGGTCCGCGGCTCCGACGCCTTCGTGCTGCAGAGCCACCCGGCCCCGCTGAACACGTGGGTGATGGAACAGCTGATCATGATCGACGCGCTCAAGCGCGGATCGGCCAAGCGCATCACCGCGATCCTGCCGTTCTACCCGTACGCACGCCAGGACAAGAAGCACCGCGGCCGTGAGCCCATCTCGGCTCGCCTGATCGCCGACCTCCTCAAGACGGCAGGCGCCGACCGCATCATCACGGTCGATCTCCACACCGACCAGATCCAGGGCTTCTTCGACGGCCCCGTCGACCACATGCACGCCCAGGGTCAGCTCGCCGAGTACATCCGCGGCAACTACGGCACCGACAACATCGCCGTCGTCTCCCCCGACTCCGGTCGCGTCCGGGTCGCCGAGAAGTGGGCCGACACCCTCGGTGGCGCGCCGCTGGCATTCATCCACAAGACGCGCGACCCGCTGGTGCCCAACCAGGTGAAGTCCAACCGCGTCGTCGGTGACGTCGAAGGCCACACCTGCATCCTGATCGACGACATGATCGACACCGGTGGAACCATCGCCGGCGCCGTGAAGATCCTCAAGGAGGCCGGCGCGGGCGACGTGATCATCGCCGCCACCCACGGTGTCCTGTCCGATCCGGCGGCCGAGCGTCTCGCCGCGTGTGGTGCCAAGGAAGTCATCGTCACCAACACGCTCCCGATCGACGAGTCGAAGAAGTTCCCGACCCTCACGGTGCTGTCCATCGCGCCGCTGCTTGCTCGCACCATCAAGGAAGTTTTCGAGAACGGCTCGGTCACGTCGCTGTTCAACGGCAACGCCTAG
- a CDS encoding GNAT family N-acetyltransferase — protein sequence MKPPRSLVVLVAAGKLYSRPLRHRIGSHRVPSAGIRLGPVMAAEHRVALRSPRLSDASAWQTLRIRDQHLIEPFWVSSSKSWSRRHTEGAWIDELLHMRKEARAGRALPLVIEVEGRFAGQFNVEHIDCGAQSAEVGVWIDSTLAGQGIALAAANLLAQYVFDILGLRRVTAPVCVDNQPATRLVRQVGMQREGTMTSYLDVGGRRKDHDLWAITSTMWAAKSARDSNSTAS from the coding sequence ATGAAGCCTCCACGATCATTGGTGGTCCTCGTCGCGGCTGGCAAGCTTTATTCGAGGCCCCTCAGGCATCGGATCGGATCGCACCGTGTACCCAGCGCTGGAATCCGGCTTGGCCCTGTGATGGCTGCCGAGCATCGCGTTGCTCTTCGCTCGCCCAGGCTTTCGGACGCCTCGGCGTGGCAAACCCTGCGGATACGGGATCAGCATCTGATCGAGCCGTTCTGGGTGTCGTCTTCGAAATCCTGGTCTCGGCGCCACACCGAGGGCGCCTGGATAGACGAACTTCTACACATGCGCAAGGAGGCCCGCGCAGGCCGCGCATTGCCGCTGGTAATAGAGGTTGAAGGCCGATTCGCCGGTCAGTTCAACGTCGAGCACATCGACTGTGGAGCGCAGAGCGCAGAGGTCGGCGTGTGGATCGATTCCACTCTCGCAGGACAGGGCATCGCGCTGGCAGCTGCGAACCTCCTCGCGCAGTATGTGTTCGACATACTCGGATTGCGCCGGGTCACTGCTCCGGTATGCGTCGACAACCAGCCTGCCACCCGGCTCGTACGACAGGTCGGGATGCAGCGAGAGGGCACGATGACGAGTTATCTCGACGTCGGCGGTCGACGCAAGGATCACGACCTGTGGGCAATCACGTCGACGATGTGGGCGGCCAAGTCGGCCCGGGATTCGAATTCGACCGCGTCGTGA
- a CDS encoding ScbR family autoregulator-binding transcription factor has protein sequence MARQVRAEVTRASVLMAAADVFLRLGYANAGLNEIIEQSGVTKGALYFHFSSKDDLARGVIDEGQIRLTAGMTSVSDGPTPALEALVALSYVAIEAASSDPIVAAMLRLQHEIGDYQGTHGNVVASWQQGFERLVARAVEEGDILTEDDVSAGTLSTFLLGSLLGAHVVATATGAFDDLPRRMERVWYFILPGLVEPSKLVYFRQFASRRLLR, from the coding sequence ATGGCGAGACAGGTTCGAGCAGAGGTAACTCGGGCGTCGGTCCTCATGGCGGCGGCCGACGTATTCTTACGTCTCGGTTACGCCAACGCGGGTCTCAACGAAATCATCGAGCAGTCCGGTGTGACCAAAGGTGCGTTGTACTTCCACTTCAGTTCCAAGGACGACCTGGCGCGCGGCGTCATCGACGAGGGGCAGATCCGTCTGACCGCCGGAATGACGTCCGTCAGCGACGGGCCGACGCCGGCTCTGGAAGCGCTCGTCGCCCTGTCCTACGTGGCGATCGAGGCGGCGAGTTCCGATCCGATCGTCGCGGCCATGCTGCGACTGCAGCACGAGATCGGCGACTACCAGGGGACGCACGGCAACGTGGTGGCCTCATGGCAGCAGGGCTTCGAGCGACTCGTCGCACGTGCGGTCGAGGAGGGCGACATCCTCACGGAAGACGACGTCTCCGCGGGAACTCTGTCCACGTTCCTGCTCGGGTCGCTGCTCGGTGCCCACGTGGTCGCGACCGCGACCGGCGCCTTCGACGATCTTCCGCGTCGCATGGAACGGGTCTGGTACTTCATTCTTCCCGGACTGGTCGAGCCGTCGAAGCTCGTGTACTTCCGCCAGTTCGCCTCGCGGCGCTTGCTGCGCTGA
- a CDS encoding glutamate-1-semialdehyde 2,1-aminomutase, with the protein MEVAMPLEDDAVSRSFSRSNELQARLNKLVPGGAHTYARGPDQYPDYMAPVLVGGKGARVWDVDGNSFVEYGMGLRSVTLGHGYAPVVDAVCAAISRGTNFSRPTELELHAAEDFLQLVPGADMVKFAKNGSDATTAAVRLARAVTGRELVAVCNQPFFSVDDWFIGTTAMNSGVPSDVAAKTRSFRFNDLNSLVSVFDENPHRVACVVMEAATATAEPTPGYLDAVRSLCDERGALLIFDEMITGFRWSQGGAQTEYAVTPDLSCWGKAMGNGFPISALAGKREYMEFGGLNTDHDRVFLLSTTHGPECGALAAFRAVVHAYATEDPISRMEQSGRRIAEGVGATAADMGIADYVQVIGRPSCLIFVTRDLNYQPSQEFRTLFLQELLSGGVLCQSFVTSAAHRSADVDLTLEVIHRALEIYSRAIESGGVAGFLRGRPVAPALRRYAAPRRTDTSD; encoded by the coding sequence ATGGAGGTCGCCATGCCCCTCGAGGACGACGCGGTCAGTCGCTCCTTTTCTCGCTCGAACGAGCTGCAGGCACGGCTGAACAAACTTGTGCCGGGCGGAGCGCATACCTATGCGCGCGGTCCCGACCAGTACCCGGATTACATGGCGCCGGTACTTGTCGGCGGGAAGGGAGCCCGCGTATGGGATGTGGACGGGAACAGTTTCGTCGAATACGGCATGGGTCTCCGGTCCGTGACACTGGGACACGGGTACGCCCCCGTGGTCGACGCCGTGTGTGCGGCCATCTCCCGTGGTACGAACTTCAGCCGTCCGACGGAACTCGAATTGCACGCGGCCGAGGACTTTCTCCAACTCGTTCCCGGTGCAGACATGGTGAAGTTTGCCAAGAACGGGTCCGACGCCACCACTGCGGCGGTCCGCCTCGCCCGAGCTGTGACGGGACGCGAGCTGGTGGCGGTCTGCAATCAACCGTTCTTCTCCGTGGACGACTGGTTCATCGGCACAACCGCAATGAACAGCGGTGTTCCCTCCGATGTCGCCGCCAAGACACGCAGCTTCCGATTCAATGACCTCAATTCACTTGTCTCGGTGTTCGACGAGAATCCACACCGGGTGGCCTGTGTTGTCATGGAGGCAGCCACCGCTACAGCTGAGCCGACACCCGGATACCTCGACGCCGTTCGGTCGCTCTGCGACGAGCGCGGAGCCCTTCTCATCTTCGACGAGATGATCACAGGATTCCGATGGTCACAAGGCGGCGCACAAACGGAGTACGCGGTCACACCCGACTTGTCGTGCTGGGGTAAGGCGATGGGTAACGGCTTCCCGATTTCAGCCCTGGCGGGCAAACGCGAGTACATGGAGTTCGGCGGGCTGAACACGGACCACGACCGGGTCTTCCTCCTGTCCACGACCCACGGACCCGAGTGCGGAGCGCTCGCGGCTTTCCGCGCAGTCGTACACGCCTACGCCACCGAGGATCCGATTTCGCGCATGGAGCAGTCCGGCAGGCGCATCGCCGAAGGAGTCGGCGCAACCGCTGCAGATATGGGGATTGCGGATTACGTCCAGGTGATAGGCCGGCCTTCATGCCTGATTTTCGTCACGCGTGACCTGAACTATCAGCCATCACAGGAATTCCGGACGCTCTTCCTGCAAGAACTCTTGTCAGGTGGCGTTCTGTGCCAATCGTTTGTCACGTCTGCGGCGCACCGCTCGGCCGACGTCGACCTCACTCTGGAAGTGATCCATCGCGCTCTCGAAATCTACAGTAGGGCAATCGAATCCGGTGGCGTGGCCGGATTTCTCCGTGGCCGCCCCGTCGCCCCTGCTCTGCGCCGTTATGCGGCACCCCGCCGGACCGATACATCGGACTGA
- the glmU gene encoding bifunctional UDP-N-acetylglucosamine diphosphorylase/glucosamine-1-phosphate N-acetyltransferase GlmU, which produces MPVQTAVVVLAAGAGTRMRSKTPKVLHTLGGRTMLAHSLYAAAEVDPTHLVTVVGHDKERVGVAVSALEAELGRPIAIAVQDEQNGTGHAVECGLSALPADFRGTVLVTAADVPLLDGRTLHALVDEHHSEPTPSAVTVLTFTAPEPRGYGRIVRLPHDGEIAEIVEEADATEEQAAITEVNAGVYAFDAEFLRSALGQLNANNAQGELYLTDVVKIAREAGAPVFAAHLADSAKVAGANDRVQLSRLAAELNRRTVENWMRAGVTVVDPSTTWIDVGVTLARDVTIHPGVQLLGTTAVGEDAVIGPDTTLTDVTVGEGASVVRTHGSESTIGAGATVGPFSYLRPGTVLGASGKLGAFVETKNADIGAHTKVPHLTYVGDATIGEYSNIGASSVFVNYDGVAKSRTVVGSHVRTGSDTMFVAPVQVGDGAYTGAGTVLRFDVPPGALAVSGGKQRNIDGWVQRNRPGTAAAEAAAAAGLHHSSDLHETEKQDLKDGIEQ; this is translated from the coding sequence ATGCCAGTGCAGACCGCCGTGGTCGTCCTCGCCGCCGGCGCGGGAACTCGGATGCGGTCGAAGACCCCCAAGGTGTTGCACACTCTGGGCGGACGCACGATGCTGGCGCACTCCCTGTACGCCGCCGCCGAGGTCGATCCGACGCACCTCGTCACCGTCGTCGGGCACGACAAGGAACGCGTCGGGGTCGCCGTCAGCGCCCTCGAGGCCGAACTGGGCCGCCCGATCGCGATCGCCGTCCAGGACGAGCAGAACGGCACCGGACACGCCGTCGAATGCGGCCTGTCCGCCCTGCCCGCCGACTTCCGCGGGACCGTGCTGGTCACCGCCGCGGACGTCCCGCTGCTCGACGGCCGCACCCTGCACGCTCTCGTCGACGAGCACCACAGCGAGCCGACCCCCTCGGCGGTCACCGTGCTGACGTTCACCGCTCCCGAGCCCCGCGGCTACGGGCGGATCGTCAGACTGCCCCACGACGGTGAGATCGCCGAGATCGTGGAAGAGGCCGACGCCACCGAGGAGCAGGCGGCCATCACCGAGGTCAACGCCGGCGTGTACGCGTTCGACGCCGAGTTCCTGCGCTCCGCGCTCGGGCAGCTCAATGCGAACAACGCGCAGGGCGAGCTGTACCTGACCGACGTCGTCAAGATCGCCCGCGAGGCCGGCGCACCCGTTTTCGCCGCCCACCTGGCCGACTCCGCGAAGGTCGCAGGCGCCAACGATCGCGTCCAGCTGTCGAGGCTGGCTGCCGAACTCAATCGCCGCACCGTCGAGAACTGGATGCGGGCCGGGGTCACCGTCGTCGATCCGTCGACCACCTGGATCGACGTCGGCGTCACACTCGCTCGCGACGTCACCATCCATCCGGGAGTGCAACTGCTCGGCACCACCGCCGTCGGCGAGGACGCCGTGATCGGTCCCGACACCACCCTCACCGACGTGACGGTCGGCGAAGGCGCCAGCGTGGTGCGTACCCACGGCTCGGAATCGACGATCGGCGCGGGCGCCACCGTCGGGCCGTTCTCCTACCTGCGTCCCGGCACCGTCCTCGGTGCGTCCGGCAAGCTCGGCGCCTTCGTCGAGACGAAGAACGCCGACATCGGGGCGCACACCAAAGTTCCTCACCTGACCTACGTGGGCGACGCCACGATCGGCGAGTACAGCAACATCGGTGCGTCGAGCGTGTTCGTCAATTACGACGGCGTCGCCAAGAGCCGTACGGTGGTGGGGTCACACGTCCGGACCGGATCGGACACCATGTTCGTCGCTCCGGTACAGGTCGGTGACGGTGCTTACACCGGCGCCGGCACGGTGCTGCGTTTCGACGTTCCACCGGGGGCACTCGCGGTCTCCGGCGGGAAGCAGCGCAATATTGACGGCTGGGTGCAACGAAATCGCCCCGGTACCGCCGCCGCCGAGGCGGCAGCCGCCGCGGGACTGCACCACAGTTCAGATCTGCACGAAACCGAGAAGCAAGATTTAAAGGATGGCATAGAGCAGTGA
- a CDS encoding YdcF family protein, producing the protein MRRSPRDPESRSGRQPECAHSPKAPALFKRALWMIIILFTTAAAITAAGWPVYVRPQIDPLRTADAIVVLGGTPYERFDIGVELAERGYAPQLVISNSVGSGDRTMDKYCHSHFDFVVSCFEPDPWTTKGEAQEIGRRAAQQGWHHIIVVTFTPHISRARYIVEKCFDGEVTMVASPTPSGLPFWAGMYIRQSAGYLNAFTDRGC; encoded by the coding sequence ATGCGCCGCTCGCCTCGCGACCCCGAATCACGGTCGGGCCGACAACCTGAATGTGCGCATTCTCCAAAGGCACCGGCCCTGTTCAAGCGTGCACTCTGGATGATCATCATCCTCTTCACCACTGCTGCCGCGATTACGGCGGCGGGCTGGCCTGTCTACGTACGTCCGCAGATCGACCCGTTGAGAACAGCGGATGCCATTGTGGTTCTCGGTGGGACTCCGTACGAGCGTTTCGACATCGGCGTCGAATTGGCCGAGCGCGGATACGCACCACAACTCGTCATCTCGAACTCCGTCGGGAGTGGCGACAGGACGATGGACAAGTACTGCCATAGCCACTTCGACTTCGTGGTGAGTTGCTTCGAGCCCGATCCGTGGACGACAAAGGGAGAAGCCCAGGAGATTGGGCGCCGCGCCGCCCAGCAAGGGTGGCATCACATCATCGTCGTGACATTCACGCCCCACATCTCTCGGGCGAGGTACATCGTCGAAAAGTGCTTCGACGGCGAAGTGACAATGGTCGCAAGCCCTACCCCGTCCGGGCTGCCCTTCTGGGCAGGAATGTACATCCGCCAATCCGCCGGATACCTCAATGCCTTCACCGATCGAGGGTGTTGA
- a CDS encoding TetR/AcrR family transcriptional regulator — MTGTQRREQLIEIGRALFAERGYEATSIEEIAQRAHVSKPVVYEHFGGKEGLYAVVVDREMSRLLEMVTSSLKQNRSRVRVERVALALLTYVEEHTDGFRILVRDSPVAAPDGTYSSLLNEAIGQVGHILAGDFSRRGFNPDLALLYAQALVGMVSTTATWWLDERTPPKEVVAAHLVNLCWNGLTNLEADPQLGTDRPRTTPQ; from the coding sequence ATGACCGGTACGCAACGGCGGGAGCAGTTGATCGAGATCGGCCGTGCCCTGTTTGCCGAGCGAGGGTACGAGGCGACGTCGATCGAGGAGATCGCACAGCGGGCCCACGTCTCCAAGCCTGTCGTCTACGAACACTTCGGCGGCAAGGAGGGCCTCTATGCCGTCGTCGTGGATCGGGAGATGTCGCGACTGCTGGAGATGGTGACGTCCTCGCTGAAGCAGAATCGCTCCCGGGTCCGGGTCGAGCGGGTGGCGCTTGCGCTGCTCACCTATGTGGAGGAGCACACCGACGGGTTCCGCATCCTCGTCCGCGACTCTCCGGTGGCGGCACCGGACGGTACGTACTCGAGCCTGCTGAACGAGGCCATCGGTCAGGTCGGGCACATCCTGGCCGGCGACTTCTCGCGGCGTGGTTTCAATCCCGATCTGGCCCTGCTGTACGCGCAGGCGCTGGTCGGGATGGTGTCCACCACCGCCACGTGGTGGCTGGACGAGCGGACGCCGCCGAAGGAGGTCGTCGCCGCGCATCTCGTCAACCTGTGCTGGAACGGGTTGACCAATCTCGAGGCGGATCCGCAGCTGGGCACCGATCGGCCCCGTACGACACCTCAGTGA
- a CDS encoding polysaccharide pyruvyl transferase family protein, with translation MENRESRATPTGGSSIRVLLENGEYWLNNKGDLAILNVTVRRIAERWPNATIGVLTSRSSLLKAYEPNAEPIRYQQGGDWPRRRGWGGLAGRFGPEAAGPFLEGWEAAAAAPASLVRRARRVVLRGSGGKGTNGESGAMTTNSERLLLSRDGGRLPNAIDGASLVLAIGGGYLTDIDRFQTERTLDLLEYATNHRIPTAMVGQGIGPIHDPALLEQAARVLPQVDFIALREGRRGPELLHSLGVPAERVVVTGDDAVELGYSTRRGDLGTDIGVCLRVADYSPVGAEVQEVLGRVVRDVAAESGARLVPLIVSEYDAEDRRSTMPLLTGFPAVVPPLGRFASAQSLSRRIARCRIIVTGAYHVAVFALSQGIPVVGLSTSRYYNDKFEGLAAMFEAGVELVRLDGEEVDDRLRCAMRSTWSRAPELRAGLLGRAVSQIEASRAAFDRAAQLVKGDITTRSNSNPGPTWPPTSST, from the coding sequence ATGGAGAATCGCGAGTCCCGCGCAACGCCGACCGGCGGATCGAGCATCCGTGTTCTTCTGGAAAACGGCGAGTACTGGCTGAACAACAAGGGTGACCTGGCGATTCTCAACGTCACGGTGCGCAGGATTGCAGAGCGATGGCCCAACGCCACAATCGGTGTCCTCACCAGCAGATCGTCGCTGTTGAAGGCCTATGAGCCGAACGCGGAGCCGATTCGGTATCAGCAAGGCGGCGATTGGCCGAGACGGCGTGGTTGGGGAGGGCTGGCCGGCCGTTTCGGTCCCGAGGCGGCGGGACCCTTCCTCGAGGGGTGGGAAGCCGCGGCGGCCGCACCCGCGTCTCTCGTGCGGCGGGCACGTCGGGTCGTCCTTCGCGGGAGCGGGGGTAAAGGTACGAACGGTGAGTCCGGCGCGATGACAACGAATTCGGAACGGTTGCTACTGAGTCGTGACGGTGGGCGGCTGCCGAATGCCATCGACGGCGCATCTTTGGTGCTCGCGATCGGCGGTGGGTACCTTACCGATATCGATCGGTTCCAGACCGAGCGCACACTCGATTTACTCGAGTATGCAACGAATCATCGAATCCCTACCGCGATGGTCGGGCAGGGGATAGGCCCGATTCACGATCCCGCGCTGCTGGAACAGGCCGCTCGAGTGCTTCCGCAGGTCGATTTCATCGCGCTTCGCGAAGGACGGCGGGGCCCTGAACTATTGCATTCTCTCGGTGTTCCGGCCGAACGTGTCGTAGTTACCGGTGACGACGCGGTGGAACTCGGTTACTCGACTCGGCGCGGGGACCTCGGCACGGACATCGGCGTGTGTCTCAGAGTTGCGGATTACTCTCCGGTCGGAGCCGAGGTGCAGGAAGTGTTGGGTCGCGTCGTTCGGGACGTGGCCGCCGAATCCGGTGCTCGACTGGTTCCGCTGATCGTGTCCGAGTACGACGCCGAAGACCGTCGCTCGACGATGCCACTCCTCACCGGGTTCCCCGCCGTTGTACCGCCCCTAGGTCGTTTCGCCAGTGCGCAATCACTCTCGCGGCGGATCGCCCGATGCCGGATAATCGTCACGGGTGCTTACCACGTAGCGGTCTTCGCCCTGTCTCAAGGAATTCCTGTTGTCGGGCTGTCGACCTCACGGTATTACAACGACAAGTTCGAGGGCTTGGCCGCGATGTTCGAAGCCGGAGTCGAGTTGGTAAGGCTCGACGGGGAAGAGGTCGACGACCGACTTCGCTGCGCGATGCGCAGCACATGGTCGCGCGCTCCGGAACTGAGGGCTGGATTGCTGGGTCGGGCGGTAAGCCAGATCGAAGCGAGCAGAGCCGCTTTCGACCGTGCCGCGCAGCTTGTCAAGGGTGACATCACGACGCGGTCGAATTCGAATCCCGGGCCGACTTGGCCGCCCACATCGTCGACGTGA